A window of Trichoderma atroviride chromosome 3, complete sequence contains these coding sequences:
- a CDS encoding uncharacterized protein (EggNog:ENOG41) has protein sequence MSTESRPTEAGNGNQTQKSDPASRPPWDEAASIFVQTPEPGWTFGSGANHTQARASASAATAKHVAIDPFAPDRKAMDNYRLLVSGVVPRPIALISTRSPDGSVENLAPMSFFQMVNIDPPILAVGLTSSLKEAKDTLLNLIQARECVVNVVSEGFVEAVNATSINAPYGVSEWDIAGLTPVHDCHTVSCARVKESIFSIEARLESVREFTSRSYPGKKSGCLVLLEVTYFWAREDAINEEKNHLDLTVLRPMSRLGGDMYGRTTQVMELKRPDFERDLNGFEGLEKLKENKEKQ, from the exons ATGAGTACCGAGTCTCGGCCCACTGAGGCCGGCAATGGAAACCAGACGCAAAAGTCTGATCCAGCATCACGACCGCCATGGGATGAGGCCGCCTCGATCTTTGTCCAAACTCCCGAGCCCGGCTGGACATTCGGCTCTGGTGCCAACCACACGCAGGCACGAGCTTCGGCTTCTGCGGCGACTGCCAAACATGTTGCCATCGACCCTTTTGCGCCAGACCGCAAGGCAATGGACAACTACAGACTGCTCGTGAGCGGAGTCGTTCCGCGGCCCATTGCCCTCATCTCGACGCGGTCTCCCGATGGCTCAGTCGAGAACTTGGCGCCGATGAGCTTCTTCCAGATGGTCAACATAGACCCGCCAATCCTGGCAGTCGGACTGACGAGCTCGTtgaaagaagccaaagataCGTTGCTCAACCTCATCCAGGCGAGGGAGTGCGTCGTAAACGTCGTCAGCGAAGGCTTCGTCGAGGCTGTAAACGCCACAAGCATCAATGCTCCCTATGGCGTCTCTGAATGGGATATTGCTGGCTTGACTCCGGTGCACGACTGCCACACTGTGTCGTGCGCACGAGTCAAGGAGTCCATCTTTAGTATCGAGGCTCGTCTTGAGAGCGTTCGCGAGTTCACCAGCCGGAGTTATCCTGGGAAGAAATCGGGCTGCCTTGTGTTGCTTGAGGTCACGTACTTTTGGGCGAGAGAAGATGCCAtcaatgaagaaaagaaccaTCTGGATCTAACG GTGTTGCGTCCGATGAGCAGATTAGGTGGTGACATGTACGGCAGAACTACACAAGTTATGGAACTGAAGCGCCCGGACTTTGAACGGGACTTGAATGGGTTCGAAGGCTTGGAAAAGCTCaaagagaacaaagaaaagcagTAA